The following are from one region of the Phormidium sp. PBR-2020 genome:
- a CDS encoding class I SAM-dependent methyltransferase — MLAQELQQEYQRRFVKIAQYRRRVWRVLVKSYFQAKVGKNQDILDLGCGWGEFINQVEAKRKYAMDLNPDAGTHLSPDIEFLHQDCSQAWEIPDESLDVVFTSNFLEHLFSKESLSQTLSEAYRCLKPGGTILCLGPNLKYTGGSYWDFFDHHLPLTDASMSEILELKGFVVKTCIPRFLPYTMANGRQLPLWTVSLYLSLPFAWEILGKQFLVIASKPKP, encoded by the coding sequence TGTTAGCGCAAGAACTACAACAGGAATATCAACGCCGCTTTGTCAAAATTGCTCAGTACCGTCGTCGGGTTTGGCGTGTCCTGGTCAAATCCTACTTTCAAGCTAAAGTTGGCAAGAATCAGGATATTCTAGATCTCGGCTGTGGTTGGGGGGAGTTTATTAATCAGGTTGAGGCTAAACGCAAATATGCCATGGATCTCAACCCCGATGCCGGAACCCATCTCAGTCCAGATATTGAGTTCTTACATCAAGACTGTTCTCAAGCCTGGGAGATCCCTGATGAGTCCTTGGATGTGGTCTTTACCAGCAATTTCCTAGAACATCTCTTTTCCAAAGAAAGTTTGAGTCAAACCCTCTCAGAAGCCTATCGCTGCCTGAAACCAGGAGGTACGATACTTTGCCTAGGACCCAACTTAAAATATACCGGGGGATCTTACTGGGATTTCTTTGATCATCATTTGCCCCTAACGGATGCTTCGATGTCAGAAATTCTGGAACTGAAGGGATTTGTGGTTAAGACCTGTATTCCCCGGTTTCTGCCTTACACCATGGCGAATGGACGGCAACTTCCTCTCTGGACTGTGTCATTGTACTTATCCCTTCCTTTTGCTTGGGAAATTTTAGGTAAGCAATTTTTAGTCATTGCGTCTAAGCCCAAGCCTTAA
- a CDS encoding DUF2997 domain-containing protein: METLEFTIYPDGRVVEQVTGISGASCAEVTAAIEEKLGIVLNQEKTSEFYQQTQENSATTTAQVQSYSQW, encoded by the coding sequence ATGGAAACACTCGAATTTACGATCTACCCCGATGGCAGAGTGGTCGAACAGGTGACCGGTATTTCCGGAGCCTCCTGTGCCGAGGTCACGGCTGCAATTGAGGAAAAGCTCGGAATTGTTCTCAATCAGGAGAAAACCTCTGAGTTTTACCAACAAACCCAGGAAAATTCGGCAACAACGACCGCTCAGGTTCAATCCTACAGTCAGTGGTAG
- a CDS encoding DUF1257 domain-containing protein — translation MSHFSHIKTQIRDLNALQQALTELKIDWKAGPKDVRGYRGQVHQAAVVVEQDNGYDIGFSWNGQAYDLVADLQFWNQAIPVERFLSKITQQYAFATVMQETAKQGFQVSEHQTQTDGSIRLVLQRWS, via the coding sequence ATGTCTCACTTTAGCCATATCAAAACCCAAATCCGTGACCTCAATGCCTTACAACAGGCCCTGACGGAACTGAAGATTGACTGGAAGGCAGGTCCGAAAGATGTTCGAGGTTATCGCGGCCAGGTTCACCAGGCGGCGGTGGTTGTCGAACAGGACAATGGCTACGACATTGGATTTAGCTGGAATGGCCAGGCCTATGACCTGGTGGCCGATCTACAATTCTGGAATCAAGCCATTCCCGTAGAACGGTTTTTGAGCAAAATCACCCAACAGTACGCGTTCGCGACGGTGATGCAGGAAACCGCCAAACAAGGATTCCAAGTTTCAGAACATCAAACCCAAACAGACGGTTCAATCCGTCTTGTGTTGCAACGCTGGAGTTAA
- a CDS encoding ferredoxin, translating into MMDAPNPKQQSSQDRSGLEPELGGVLREYPERSGFEPELGGALREKGVYVDEVTCIGCKHCAHVARNTFYIEPDYGRARVVNQDGESEEVIQEAIDTCPVNCIHWVEYEELKQLEAERRHQVIPIAGFPVTRGAVVAAQRRKRQQDASS; encoded by the coding sequence ATGATGGATGCCCCAAATCCAAAACAGCAATCATCTCAAGACCGTTCCGGCTTAGAACCGGAACTCGGAGGAGTTCTGCGAGAGTATCCGGAACGGTCTGGATTTGAGCCAGAATTAGGTGGGGCGCTCCGTGAAAAGGGCGTTTATGTGGATGAAGTCACTTGTATTGGCTGTAAGCATTGCGCCCATGTTGCCCGTAATACCTTCTATATTGAGCCGGATTACGGACGCGCACGAGTGGTCAATCAGGATGGTGAGTCGGAAGAGGTGATCCAAGAGGCGATTGATACCTGTCCAGTCAATTGTATTCACTGGGTTGAGTATGAGGAGTTAAAACAACTGGAGGCGGAACGCCGCCATCAGGTGATTCCCATTGCAGGATTTCCGGTAACGCGCGGGGCAGTTGTCGCCGCTCAACGCCGTAAACGTCAACAAGACGCATCCTCTTAA
- a CDS encoding AI-2E family transporter — protein sequence MTKRLISLSLPNIIVIAAVVLALFVLWQLQSLMLILMISVVLAASLAPVVDFSEKMLRLPRWLATILTYVSLISVLTSVVLIIGPPVFEQIERLVRQLPKLSEEVLSAVELAIMHVTDARPELVLELFDTQSITRWVIGSSQQLVLRSYSITRGILGAAFSLILALFISGYMVADSRKLVRSVVQLFPQPWEDRLADQSKVVGQRMGGYIRGRVLVSIILAVATSTVLTILGLKDFALGLGAIAGVTNLIPFVGPILGAIPALIVAIAQGGWLVLWVLLLFVVIQNLETYVLDPLLVGNSVGVHPLFQLLSVLGGAQVLGIIGALIVPPWFAGASALVENLYLRPKRIAEAQNESAAIAVSAAPVPSQRS from the coding sequence ATGACCAAGCGATTGATTTCGCTATCCCTACCGAACATCATTGTGATTGCGGCCGTTGTTCTGGCCCTGTTTGTGCTTTGGCAACTGCAAAGCCTGATGCTGATCTTAATGATCTCCGTTGTGTTGGCAGCCTCCCTGGCCCCAGTGGTGGATTTTAGCGAGAAGATGCTACGGCTTCCTCGCTGGCTGGCAACCATTTTGACCTACGTGAGTCTCATCTCTGTCTTAACGAGTGTGGTGTTGATTATTGGGCCACCCGTCTTTGAACAGATTGAGCGTTTGGTGCGACAGTTGCCAAAACTCTCGGAAGAGGTCTTGTCAGCGGTTGAATTAGCAATTATGCACGTCACCGATGCTCGCCCTGAGTTAGTGTTGGAACTGTTTGATACCCAGTCCATTACGCGCTGGGTGATCGGCTCCTCTCAACAACTGGTGTTGCGGTCTTACAGTATTACCCGAGGGATTCTTGGGGCAGCCTTTAGTCTGATTCTGGCCCTATTTATTTCCGGCTATATGGTGGCTGACAGTCGCAAGCTGGTTCGTAGTGTGGTGCAATTGTTCCCTCAACCCTGGGAAGATCGACTGGCGGATCAGTCGAAAGTCGTGGGACAACGGATGGGAGGTTATATTCGCGGTCGAGTCCTCGTCTCGATTATTTTGGCGGTGGCAACGTCCACGGTGTTAACGATTTTGGGCTTGAAAGATTTTGCCTTGGGGTTAGGGGCGATCGCCGGCGTGACGAACTTGATTCCGTTCGTGGGACCCATTCTCGGAGCCATTCCCGCGTTGATTGTGGCGATCGCCCAAGGAGGATGGTTAGTCCTCTGGGTGTTGCTGCTGTTTGTGGTGATCCAAAACCTGGAAACCTATGTTTTAGATCCCCTTCTAGTGGGCAATTCGGTGGGAGTTCATCCCCTGTTTCAACTGCTCTCAGTGCTAGGGGGGGCCCAAGTCCTGGGCATTATTGGCGCCTTGATTGTTCCCCCCTGGTTTGCGGGAGCTTCGGCCTTAGTGGAAAATCTCTATTTACGCCCGAAACGGATTGCAGAAGCCCAAAATGAAAGTGCGGCGATCGCAGTCTCGGCGGCCCCGGTTCCCAGTCAACGGTCTTAG
- a CDS encoding ankyrin repeat domain-containing protein, giving the protein MTPSSVHHQLLEAAKHGDIETVECCLKQEADPNWGDLQGTTPLMFAACGGSVRLIQMLIEAGADVNQQRATFGVTALMLAAASHQREAVAALLEAKADVNIGNEDGSTALMAAVMKGDTAIVHLLLEAGAQVNHRDKQGDTPLHLAFRQNSPPLVETLLKVGADPNSLTPEGIPILVKAAEQGQGAIVEPLIQSGADVNASSGDGATALTLATEAGHSGIVQKLLDAGANPNHRNHDGSTPLMVAAATNDRAIVEALLNAGAMLEAEDAEGETALNWAVVEAQTAMVEVLLQRGAIAQRSNRLGDTPLFVAVLQQQPEMVRLLLDAGADVNSAPPHDSPLLVAAAQQNLAIVRLLLNAGADRLAQDSHGQTALHLAARYNNSDLLALLLADDSPCDPQDDTGSTPLMWAAHFGHLAALRSLLEAGTNLDLKNKGGHTALSIAEYNHNHGAVEILKHPPSTR; this is encoded by the coding sequence TTGACACCATCTTCTGTCCACCACCAACTCCTTGAAGCTGCCAAACATGGCGATATTGAGACCGTAGAATGCTGCCTGAAGCAAGAGGCTGATCCCAACTGGGGCGATCTCCAGGGCACAACGCCTCTGATGTTTGCTGCCTGCGGAGGGTCTGTCAGACTCATTCAGATGTTGATTGAGGCTGGGGCTGACGTGAATCAGCAACGGGCCACCTTTGGGGTGACGGCCTTAATGTTAGCAGCGGCGAGCCATCAACGAGAGGCTGTGGCAGCACTCCTCGAAGCTAAGGCCGATGTTAATATCGGCAATGAAGACGGCAGCACGGCCCTGATGGCAGCGGTCATGAAAGGCGATACGGCGATCGTTCATCTACTCCTAGAAGCGGGAGCGCAGGTCAATCACCGCGATAAGCAGGGCGATACGCCTCTCCATTTGGCCTTTCGGCAGAACTCTCCCCCCCTAGTGGAAACCCTATTGAAAGTAGGGGCAGACCCCAATAGCCTAACTCCCGAGGGCATCCCGATTCTGGTTAAAGCTGCCGAGCAAGGCCAGGGGGCGATCGTGGAGCCGCTGATTCAGTCCGGTGCTGATGTGAACGCCTCCAGTGGGGATGGGGCTACCGCCTTAACCTTAGCCACGGAAGCCGGCCATAGTGGTATTGTGCAAAAACTGCTCGATGCCGGGGCCAACCCCAATCATCGTAATCACGATGGCAGTACCCCCTTAATGGTGGCGGCGGCGACCAACGATCGCGCTATTGTGGAAGCCTTGCTGAATGCGGGGGCCATGTTGGAAGCCGAGGATGCTGAAGGGGAAACGGCCCTCAACTGGGCGGTGGTGGAAGCCCAAACCGCGATGGTCGAGGTCTTGTTACAACGGGGGGCGATCGCTCAACGCAGCAACCGTCTCGGTGATACCCCATTATTTGTCGCTGTTCTGCAACAGCAACCGGAGATGGTGCGTCTCCTCCTCGATGCCGGGGCGGATGTGAACAGCGCTCCCCCTCATGATTCTCCCCTATTAGTCGCTGCTGCACAGCAAAACTTAGCTATCGTGCGCCTCCTCCTCAACGCTGGAGCCGATCGCCTCGCTCAAGATAGCCATGGCCAAACCGCCCTACATCTCGCTGCCCGCTACAATAACAGTGATCTACTCGCCTTGCTGCTGGCCGATGACAGTCCCTGCGATCCTCAGGATGACACGGGGTCAACGCCCTTAATGTGGGCAGCCCATTTTGGCCACTTGGCGGCCCTGCGATCGCTCCTAGAGGCGGGGACTAATCTCGACCTAAAAAATAAGGGGGGTCACACAGCCCTCTCCATTGCCGAGTACAATCACAATCACGGGGCAGTTGAGATCCTCAAACATCCCCCATCGACCCGCTAA
- a CDS encoding phosphoribosyltransferase, with protein MTTAIFRDRLDAGRHLAELLMAYRQRHDVLVLGLPRGGVPVAAAVAEALEVELDLCLVRKLGFPNNPELAMGAMAWGGEIIRNTQVLGSSQISPEEFEAVVAQERRELERRAQRYRGDRPPLQVRDRTVILVDDGVATGATMLAAIASLESQDPRQLIVAVPLAAASIVEVLHERVDEVICGATPHPFRYLGLWYQQFAPTSDDEVCQLLDASSSSSGSPSESDSNS; from the coding sequence ATGACTACTGCCATCTTTCGTGATCGCCTCGATGCCGGACGGCATTTAGCGGAGCTGTTAATGGCCTATCGTCAACGTCACGATGTTTTGGTCTTAGGACTGCCCCGAGGGGGAGTTCCGGTGGCTGCGGCAGTGGCTGAGGCCCTTGAGGTGGAGTTAGATCTCTGTCTGGTTCGTAAACTGGGGTTTCCTAACAATCCTGAGTTGGCGATGGGGGCTATGGCTTGGGGCGGGGAGATTATCCGCAATACTCAGGTCTTAGGGTCATCCCAGATTAGCCCTGAGGAGTTTGAAGCAGTTGTCGCTCAAGAACGCCGTGAGTTAGAACGTCGGGCCCAGCGTTATCGGGGCGATCGCCCGCCTCTACAAGTCCGCGATCGCACAGTTATTCTGGTAGATGATGGCGTGGCGACGGGGGCGACCATGCTCGCGGCGATCGCCAGTCTGGAGTCTCAAGATCCCCGACAACTTATTGTGGCAGTTCCCCTAGCCGCTGCCTCGATTGTAGAAGTCTTGCATGAGCGGGTTGACGAGGTGATCTGTGGAGCAACTCCCCATCCCTTCCGTTATTTAGGACTCTGGTACCAACAGTTTGCCCCAACCTCTGATGACGAAGTCTGTCAGTTACTCGACGCATCCTCCTCCTCCTCGGGGTCTCCTTCTGAATCCGATTCCAACAGTTGA
- a CDS encoding methyltransferase domain-containing protein, whose amino-acid sequence MATFLRQLSYRHQWLYDSISRTAALSVGGEARFRTLAFKDLEIHADTAILDLCCGSGQTTQYLVQSSDAVIGLDASPRSLERAQVNVPQAQYVEAFAQDLPFEDNRFDLVHTSAALHEMTSDTLNRIVWEVFRVLKPGGVFAIADFHRPTNPLFWLGLAPFFWLFETETAWQFIETDLLGLLSAVGFQRCDRHLHGGGSLQIIQGYK is encoded by the coding sequence ATGGCAACTTTTCTTCGTCAGCTGAGCTACCGACATCAATGGCTTTATGATAGTATTTCCCGCACAGCCGCCTTAAGCGTCGGCGGAGAAGCTCGCTTCCGAACGTTAGCCTTTAAAGACCTAGAAATTCACGCCGACACCGCCATTTTAGATCTCTGTTGTGGCAGCGGACAAACCACTCAGTATTTAGTGCAGTCCTCGGATGCCGTCATTGGCTTAGATGCCTCCCCTCGCTCCCTGGAACGGGCCCAAGTCAACGTTCCCCAAGCCCAATATGTCGAAGCGTTTGCTCAAGACCTCCCCTTTGAGGATAATCGCTTCGATCTCGTTCACACCAGTGCCGCCTTACATGAGATGACCTCGGACACCCTCAATCGCATCGTTTGGGAAGTGTTCCGAGTCCTTAAACCGGGAGGCGTTTTTGCCATCGCCGATTTCCATCGACCAACGAATCCCCTCTTTTGGCTAGGACTCGCTCCCTTTTTCTGGCTCTTTGAAACAGAAACCGCCTGGCAGTTTATTGAAACTGACCTCTTGGGTTTACTATCGGCAGTTGGCTTCCAGCGGTGCGATCGTCACCTACATGGCGGCGGGAGTTTACAAATTATTCAGGGGTATAAATGA
- a CDS encoding S8 family serine peptidase yields the protein MADDLTLQRSGETLALQKTETRFTARPQQPEVMSSLAQQVAAECLNQVPVGSRPEAVLLEFEVPDSASLTAVMDQTRDRPDVAFVSHVYALVDNPGTLVYLADDLTVQFADSVSDEARHALAQELGLGDETHLVGLENAFIYRVTRNATENPIKIANRLIEREDVLAAEPNIVVCSAPSYRPSDRYYPQQWYLNHSGGPGLAQGSHISAEAAWDITRGDRSVVVAVADDAIDLNHPDFQGIGKIVAPRDFRNPDDFLPLPVRDTDNHGTACAGVCLAEETGEGIVGIAHGCALMPLATTGYLDDRSIDELFDWAIDRGASVISCSWGASAVYFRLSMRQQAALSRAARVGRNGKGCVVVFAAGNANRPTQGEINEQGWTKNILSGTTKWLSGFAAHSEVIAVSACTSLNQKAAYSNWGQEISVCAPSNNAPPGIWLQETGYVSTAPVINKALAGKGIFTSDRVGNKGYSAGDYTSGFGGTSSACPLVAGVAALMLSVNPHLTAVEVKQILEETADKIVDEGTDPQLGTRFGQYDGDGHSKWFGYGKVNAYKAVLAAQQKAQSPLSITRRLRGSNDRQMSIPDNTTEGVTSPIRVRDNLSILELEIKVELEHSDWGDLEILLLVPNRPAVMLQGRGTRGQGTFSRTYDFTTTPQLQRLFKAPADGTWQLQVRDRAAGDTGVLKFWQLTIGLGT from the coding sequence GTGGCAGATGATTTAACACTGCAACGCTCAGGCGAAACCCTCGCCCTCCAGAAAACCGAGACTCGCTTTACTGCCCGTCCGCAACAGCCCGAAGTGATGTCGAGTTTAGCGCAACAGGTAGCGGCCGAGTGTTTAAATCAGGTTCCTGTGGGATCTCGTCCTGAGGCGGTGTTACTAGAGTTTGAAGTCCCGGACTCGGCCAGCTTAACGGCGGTGATGGATCAGACGCGCGATCGCCCGGATGTGGCCTTTGTCAGTCATGTGTATGCTCTGGTGGACAATCCCGGAACCCTGGTCTATTTGGCCGATGACCTGACGGTTCAGTTTGCGGACTCAGTGAGCGATGAGGCCCGTCATGCCCTGGCCCAAGAGTTGGGACTTGGGGATGAGACCCATCTGGTGGGGTTAGAGAATGCCTTTATCTACCGGGTTACCCGAAATGCGACCGAAAACCCGATTAAAATTGCCAATCGTCTCATTGAACGGGAGGATGTTCTAGCCGCTGAGCCTAACATTGTCGTTTGTAGTGCCCCGAGTTATCGACCGAGCGATCGCTATTATCCCCAACAGTGGTATCTCAACCATAGTGGCGGTCCTGGACTGGCTCAGGGGTCTCATATTTCGGCCGAAGCGGCCTGGGATATCACACGGGGCGATCGCAGTGTGGTGGTGGCAGTGGCCGATGATGCCATTGATTTAAACCACCCGGACTTTCAAGGAATTGGTAAAATCGTCGCCCCCCGCGATTTCCGTAATCCTGATGATTTCCTGCCGTTACCGGTGCGAGACACAGATAATCATGGCACCGCTTGTGCCGGGGTCTGTTTAGCCGAAGAAACCGGTGAAGGCATTGTGGGAATTGCCCATGGTTGCGCCCTGATGCCTTTGGCAACGACGGGCTATTTAGATGACCGTTCCATTGATGAATTGTTTGACTGGGCCATCGACCGGGGAGCCTCTGTCATCTCCTGTAGTTGGGGAGCCAGTGCGGTCTATTTCCGCCTCTCGATGCGGCAGCAGGCGGCCCTCAGTCGTGCCGCTCGGGTGGGACGCAATGGGAAAGGTTGCGTGGTGGTCTTTGCGGCGGGAAATGCCAATCGCCCCACTCAGGGTGAGATCAATGAACAGGGTTGGACGAAGAATATTCTCTCGGGAACGACTAAATGGCTCAGTGGCTTTGCCGCTCATTCTGAGGTGATTGCGGTGTCTGCCTGTACCAGTTTGAATCAGAAGGCCGCTTATAGTAATTGGGGGCAGGAAATTTCGGTCTGTGCCCCCAGCAACAATGCTCCTCCGGGGATTTGGCTTCAGGAAACTGGCTATGTGAGTACCGCTCCTGTGATTAACAAGGCGTTGGCGGGGAAAGGGATTTTTACGAGCGATCGCGTCGGCAACAAAGGCTATAGTGCCGGAGACTACACCAGTGGCTTTGGGGGAACCTCCAGTGCTTGTCCATTGGTGGCTGGGGTAGCGGCGTTAATGTTATCGGTCAATCCCCATCTCACGGCAGTTGAAGTCAAGCAAATTTTAGAGGAGACCGCCGATAAAATTGTCGATGAGGGGACTGATCCTCAGTTGGGCACTCGCTTTGGTCAATATGACGGTGACGGTCACTCAAAATGGTTTGGTTATGGCAAAGTGAATGCCTATAAGGCGGTTCTGGCCGCTCAACAGAAAGCTCAATCTCCCCTATCGATCACACGGCGACTTCGCGGCAGCAATGATCGTCAGATGTCTATCCCCGATAATACGACGGAGGGAGTCACCAGTCCGATTCGGGTTCGTGATAATCTGTCGATTCTGGAGTTAGAGATCAAAGTCGAACTTGAGCATTCAGATTGGGGCGATCTCGAAATTCTCCTGTTAGTCCCAAACCGTCCGGCTGTAATGCTACAAGGGCGCGGGACTCGCGGCCAGGGCACGTTTTCACGCACCTATGATTTTACGACAACCCCTCAGTTGCAGCGATTGTTTAAAGCCCCCGCCGACGGAACCTGGCAATTACAGGTTCGCGATCGCGCGGCCGGGGATACGGGAGTGCTGAAGTTCTGGCAGTTAACGATTGGCTTGGGCACATAA
- a CDS encoding aspartate aminotransferase family protein, translated as MKTYGRFPIALTHGDGCRVWDAQEKEYLDFVAGIATCTLGHAHPTMIEAVNRQIQTLHHVSNLYYIPPQGALAQWLVEHSCGDRAFFCNSGAEANEGAIKLARKYAHTVRGIDNPTIITAKASFHGRTLATITATGQPKYQKNFNPLVPGFAYSPYNDIEALEATVNELDAQTPQVAAILLEALQGEGGVRPGDVAFFQRVRQLCDEKGILLILDEVQVGVGRTGKIWGYENLGIEPDIFTSAKGLGGGIPIGAMLCKSSCDVFEPGDHASTFGGNPFACGVALSVCQMLDQPGFLENVCERGEQLGQGLGAIARRFPDIIVDVRGWGLIRGLELKEDLELTSIMIVKAAMEAGLLLVPAGPKVVRFVPPLIVSQAEIDRALEILTAALSSLV; from the coding sequence ATGAAGACCTATGGGCGCTTCCCCATTGCGCTCACCCATGGAGATGGCTGTCGGGTTTGGGATGCTCAGGAGAAGGAGTATTTAGACTTTGTGGCCGGCATCGCCACCTGTACCCTCGGCCATGCTCACCCGACGATGATTGAGGCGGTGAATCGGCAGATTCAGACCCTACACCATGTCTCGAACCTGTACTACATCCCCCCCCAAGGGGCGTTAGCCCAATGGCTAGTCGAGCATTCCTGTGGCGATCGCGCGTTTTTCTGTAACTCTGGGGCAGAAGCCAACGAGGGGGCCATTAAACTGGCTCGTAAGTACGCTCACACCGTTCGAGGAATTGACAATCCCACCATTATTACCGCCAAAGCTAGTTTCCACGGACGCACCCTGGCCACCATTACTGCCACCGGCCAGCCCAAATATCAAAAGAACTTTAACCCCTTGGTTCCTGGCTTTGCCTATAGCCCCTATAACGACATTGAGGCCCTAGAAGCGACCGTCAATGAGTTAGATGCCCAAACCCCACAGGTGGCGGCCATTCTCCTCGAAGCCCTCCAGGGAGAGGGAGGAGTTCGTCCCGGAGATGTGGCCTTTTTCCAACGGGTGCGCCAACTCTGTGATGAGAAGGGTATTTTGCTGATTCTCGATGAAGTGCAGGTGGGAGTGGGCCGTACAGGCAAAATCTGGGGCTATGAAAATCTAGGCATTGAACCGGATATCTTCACCAGTGCCAAAGGCCTCGGAGGGGGCATCCCCATTGGCGCGATGCTGTGCAAGTCGAGCTGTGATGTCTTTGAACCCGGAGATCATGCCAGTACCTTTGGGGGCAATCCCTTCGCCTGTGGGGTGGCTCTCTCGGTGTGCCAGATGTTGGATCAACCGGGATTTTTGGAGAATGTATGTGAGCGTGGGGAACAGTTGGGCCAAGGCTTAGGGGCGATCGCCCGTCGGTTCCCAGACATCATTGTCGATGTACGCGGTTGGGGACTGATTCGCGGTCTCGAACTCAAGGAAGACCTGGAGTTAACCTCAATTATGATTGTTAAAGCCGCGATGGAAGCCGGGTTACTACTGGTTCCCGCTGGGCCCAAGGTGGTGCGTTTTGTGCCGCCCTTGATTGTCTCCCAGGCTGAGATTGATCGCGCTCTGGAGATTCTTACAGCGGCCCTGTCGTCGTTGGTGTAA
- a CDS encoding RRXRR domain-containing protein: MQRIPVQNPDGTPAMPTKRHRAQRWVEQGRATWVKTNLRLKAVRLKAEPSGRKTQPIVVGVDPGKLYSGIAVQSSKATLFQSHLELPYLKVRERMDNRRMLRRSRRSRRINRELPFPLRNHRQKRFNNRRQKKVAPSIRANRDLEFRVVQELSRLFPIAAIGYEKVRADVDLTSGRKGAKSGKGFSPVMVGQAYAIKKMEQIAPVYTRYGWQSDGNGTAQLRSILGLTKSQDKARPIPQTHAVDGIALACGYFIQYRPFYGKRSHGCLVFGQVKLTSAPFVVIKRPPISRRQLHLMVPRKNGVRRKYGGTVTRHGFRKGDLVRAEMAGRVSVGYVSGDTARQVSVSGLTWKRIGQFSAGKVTLLYRATGILVSCPQRLSVSGVLNPAG; this comes from the coding sequence ATGCAACGTATCCCGGTGCAAAACCCTGATGGGACTCCCGCCATGCCCACCAAGCGCCATCGCGCGCAGCGATGGGTCGAGCAAGGCAGAGCAACATGGGTGAAAACGAATCTCCGCCTTAAGGCCGTGCGCTTAAAAGCCGAACCATCGGGTCGTAAGACTCAACCCATTGTGGTTGGAGTCGATCCCGGCAAACTCTATTCAGGGATTGCCGTTCAATCGTCTAAAGCGACCCTATTTCAGTCCCACCTAGAACTCCCCTATCTCAAGGTACGGGAGCGGATGGACAATCGTAGAATGCTTCGGCGTTCTCGCCGTAGTCGGCGAATCAATCGAGAGTTACCCTTCCCATTACGGAATCATCGCCAAAAACGATTTAACAACCGTAGACAGAAGAAAGTCGCCCCCAGCATCCGAGCGAACCGAGACTTAGAGTTTCGGGTCGTTCAGGAGCTATCCCGACTGTTCCCCATTGCTGCCATTGGCTACGAGAAAGTCCGCGCCGACGTGGACCTAACCTCAGGTCGAAAAGGGGCAAAATCCGGTAAGGGTTTCTCACCGGTCATGGTGGGGCAAGCCTACGCCATCAAGAAAATGGAGCAGATTGCCCCAGTTTATACTCGTTATGGGTGGCAGAGTGATGGCAATGGCACGGCTCAACTTCGCTCGATTTTGGGATTAACGAAATCTCAGGATAAAGCCAGGCCAATCCCCCAAACCCATGCTGTTGATGGTATTGCCTTAGCTTGTGGATACTTCATTCAGTATCGCCCTTTCTACGGAAAACGGAGTCACGGTTGTCTGGTATTTGGCCAGGTTAAACTCACATCTGCCCCATTTGTGGTGATTAAACGCCCACCCATCAGTCGTCGGCAACTGCACCTGATGGTTCCGAGGAAAAATGGAGTCCGTCGTAAGTATGGTGGAACGGTGACTCGGCATGGATTCCGAAAAGGGGATCTGGTGCGGGCTGAAATGGCCGGTCGTGTCTCGGTTGGCTATGTCAGTGGGGATACCGCTCGGCAGGTTTCTGTTTCTGGGTTGACCTGGAAGCGCATTGGCCAGTTTAGTGCTGGCAAAGTTACGTTACTCTATCGCGCCACGGGCATTTTAGTCAGTTGCCCGCAGAGATTGTCCGTCAGTGGGGTATTGAACCCTGCTGGCTGA